DNA from Streptomyces luteogriseus:
CCATACGCAGACAGGGTTGACGTCGTGGGTCGCCGACAAGTTCTGGAAAGACGAGGGCGACTTCTACGAGGATTCCACCCCCAAGGCCGACGCGAAGACCCTGAAGGTCGTCACCGATCTAGGTGGCCCTCTCTATGGCGAGAAGCCCTACGATCCGGACCTGCCCAATGACGAGCGGCAGCGGCAGTACGAGGAACAACGGGCGTTTGAGGGGTTGTTCGACACCTTCAACGGCAAGGGCGCCGACGACGCCCGCCTCTTCCTTGCCTCCGGCGGATTCCCCCGCACCGCCCCGGAGCCCGGCACGGCGGAGCACCGGATCGCGGTCGAGGACCTGAAGACCAGGTACGCGTCGTGCGCCTGGCGGGACCCGATCGACCCGAACAAGGTCCTGGACGGCATGGCCGACGCGGCCGCTTCGGAGTGGCAGCGGGAGATCACCTCCCAGGCGGCCCAGCGCAACCAGATCCTCACCTCCAGCAAGAACGCCACCAATGCCCTGGCCGCCGGCGCGAAGGCGCTGGGGAGCCTCCTGGGGCACTCGTGGGTCGCCGACCGTCTGGTTCGTTGGCAGGACTACTGGGCCCCCGGCGGTGCGGGCTGGATCGGCGACGCCCCGGCTGTCATCCAGGTCGAGGCGGCCCAGGGCAAGTGCCTGGACGCGGAGGGAGGCAAGACGACCTCCGGCACCCCGGTGCAGATCTACACCTGCAACAACGCCTTGGGGCAGCAGTGGCGGCTCCGCGCTGCTTCCGGTGACAGCTACGCCCTCGTCAACGTGAAGTCCGACAAATGCCTGGACGTCGAGAACAGCAACCCTGCCAACGGCACGAAGATTCAGCTCTGGACGTGCAACGGGAGCAAGGCGCAGGAATGGAACTTCGATGTCCGCGCCGTCAGTGAGCTGCGCAACGTCGCCACGGACAAGTGCCTGGACCTGAACAAGTTCGACAACAGCCACAACGCCTGGCTGTGGGGCTGCAACAGCACCAACCCCCAGAAGTTCAGGATGGTCCCCAAGGGCCACAACGGCACGGACAGCCAGTTCTACCCGGACAAGGCGCAGTTCGAGAAGGCTAAGAGGGGCGTCGCTGCGGCGCAGACGCAGGCCAAGAAGCAGCTCGACGTCCTCAAGGCCCAGTTGGCCACGGCGCAGAAGGACGCCGCCGCCAGCGACACCGCGCAGAAGGCCGCGTACCTCATCGCCGACGAGGCCGGTGCTCCGCGCGGCCGTGGTCTGCTGGTCGGTCAGCAGAAGGCGCAGGTCACCAAGGGATCCGTGGCCGCTCTGCAAGCGCTGGTGAAGGCCGGTGAGACGGCGGAGTCCGCCACCCGCGCCTCCGCCGGGGACAGCGCGACCATCGCGCAGCGGGCTCTGGCGCAGGCCGCGCAGTCGAAGGCCGAGTTCCGCAAGGCCGCCGCGGCGATGGCCGAGTCCCAGGCCAAGGCCGCGTCCGACGCGGCGAAGGTGCACCGCGACAACGCCAAGAAGGACAAGGAGACCGCGGAGGCCGAACTCGCCGAGGCGCTGAAGGCTGAGGGAGAGGCCAAGTCGGCCGCCGCCACGGCCAAGGCCGAGCGCCTGGCCGCCGAGGCCGAGGAGAAGACGGCCGAGGCGGAGAAGAAGAGCGCTGCGGCCAAGCAGGCCGAGGCTGCCCAGCACAAGAAGAACGCCGAGGCGGAGGCGACGAAAGCCAAGGACGCCAAGGAGAAGGCCGAAGAGGCCGAGGGCACCGCGGTCGAGAAGAAGAACGCTGCGGTAAAGGCCCGAGACAACGCCAAGGCCAAGCGGGACGATGCGTGGGAAGCCGAGCAGAAGGCCGACGCCGCCCGCGCCAAGGCGGATGCCAAGGAGGCGTACGCCGACTCACTCGAAGCCGGCGAAGCAGCCGACGACGCCCGCGCTGCGGCCAACGCGGCGGACCAGCACGCCGACGACGCCGAGGCAGCCGCCACCAGGGCCCGCTCCGAAGCGGACGCGGCGACGAAGGCGGCAGCGGACGCGGACGCGGCGGCCACGCGTGCCGAGGCGGCGGCCAAGCGCTCCCGCGCGCACGCGGACGCCGCCCAGGCCGCGAAGCTGAAGTCCGATGCCGCGGTGAGGACCGCGACGAGCGCCGCGGCCGACGCGATCGACGCCTCCGAGCACGCCTCCTCCGAGGCGAAGGCGGCGGTCGCGCTGGCCGACGAGGCGGAGAAGCAGGCCAAGACCGCCAAGTCCCACGCGGACGAGGCGAACAAGGAGGCCGCCAAGGCCGTGGCCGCCTCGGCGAAGGCGGCGGGCTTCGCCCACGTCACCGCCCGGGCCGCCGTGGACGCCGGCAAGGCCGCCGCCCAAGTCGCCACGCCGGCCAACGACGCGATCCAGCTCGGTTCCCCGTACGTCGACACCGACTCGGCCGCCGGTCTGGTGATCCTCACCGGCCAGGCGTCCAAGACGATCGCCGAGCAGCAGAAGGCGGTCGCCGACGCGCACGCCAAGAACGCCGCGGCGGAAGCCTCGGCCGCCAAGAACCTCGCCGACCAGGCGAAGGGCGACGCCAAGGCCGCCTACCAGCACGCCGCCAATGCCGCCGGACACGCCTCGACCGCCCGCACGTACGCCAAGGAGGCCCTCGACTACGCCGCGGACGCCGCCAAGGCCGCGTCCAAGGCAGCCGCGTCCCTGGCCCGCACCGTCGAGTACAACCGCCAGGCCACCGAGGACGCCGAAGCCGCCGACAAGGCGGCGGGCCGCGCCGAGAACCACGCCAAGGGCGCCCGGGACTCGGCGGACCAGGCAGCCCTCGACGCGGAAGCCGCCCGCACCGCCGCCTCGCAGGCCGAAGAGGCAGCCAAGGACGCACGAGCAGCGGCCAACCGCGCTGACACCGCCGCGACGGAGGCTGAGGAGGCAGCCAAGGACGCGGAGAGATACGCCAAGGAAGCCCAGGAAGCAGCCAGCCGCGCGGAGACAGCGAGCAAGAACAGCAGCATCCGGACAGGTGCTTCGGCAGGCGGCATCGGCAACGTCTTCTACGTCGACCGTATCCAGGTCGTCGGCGACCCGGAGAACGTCAAGAAGGACAACTGCGGCGTCATCAGCCACACCGGTGACTGCAAGGTCACGGCCACCATCCGGTACAAGGCCGAAATCGATGTGTACCTGTGCACGGCTCTGGACCTGCCCGCCACGCAGGCAGGATGCCCCGAATGGGAGACGCTGTTCCTCGGGACCCAGCCCGTCAGGGAGCAGAAGAGCACAGTCACCAAGACCATCTCGATGGTCGAGTTCAACTCAGGCATCGATCCTGTGGACGTCCTCCTGGGGCACTGGATCGACTGTGCCCAGAAGGTGGCCCCGGGCGGCGAAAACGGAAGCTGGGGAGGCTGCGGCTGGGCAGCATTCGATGTCGGCACCCTCATCTTCGGCGGCAAGATCACCCACGCCGTGGTCGACGGCATCCGTGCCCTCGACGCGTCACTGCGTACCGGCATCGGAGTCAGCGACGCGTACAAGGCCTTGAGGGCGCTGAACATGGACGCCAGTGCCCTCGCCAACATAAGTCGTACGGTGGCTGCGTACGAGGATGATGTCGCGGCGGCCTGCAAGGCGGTCGACGATTCCGCCCGGCTCTCGCGAGCGTTCGCTGCAGCGGCAGGTGGGCCGCCTTGCAAGTTCTGGAAGCTCACCCAGTTCCAGGGCCAGCGTGTCTACCAGCGGGACGACCTGATCCGCCCGGACTACGTGTCGCCCAACGACAACTACGGCCGCACAAACCTCAAGAGGATGCAGCAGGGCTTGGCCCCCATGGGCCCGGACGATAACCCGCTCAACCTCCATCACATGCTCCAGACGCAGGACGGGCCCATCGCCGAGGTGACGAAGAAGATGCACCTCGACGAGAACTATCATCAGCTGCATTGGAAGTCGGGGACCAAGATTCCCAGCGGCATCGACCGACCGGAATTCGACGCTTGGAAGAAGCTGTACTGGAAGAATCGAGCCAAGGAGATTAGTGCATGACGCCCGCTGTAGAGGCGAGTGAGCAGGTGATCGCGCTCATTCGTGATAACGAGGACATCGCAAACCATGCAGACGGCTGCGACACCGAGACACTGGCCGCCGCCGAGCACGCCATGGGCCTCGCCTTCCCGCCGTCCTATCGCTGTCTCATCGAGGCCTTGGGCACCTGGGACGTCCCCCCGAAGGAGTTCCTCGGCGTGTACCGGACATCCGCCAGGGGCGATGTTCTGCTGGGCTCCGTCGAGCAGACCCTGACGGCACGGAGCAAGGCCGGACTTCCGGCCGACTTGATGGTCGTCATGGTTGACGATGTCTGGGGTTACGTTGTCCTCGACACCTCCCAGCCGGACCAAGATGGTGAGTACCCAGTGTTCGCCTGGAACCCTGGCCTCCCGGACCGCGACAGCATGGAGAGACTTGCGGACGACCTCGGCTCCTTTGTCCTCAAGGAATGCCGACAAGCCATAGATCAGTGAGGTTGTAACGTAACGACGTTCCACGAAGGCGGGCGGGAAAACTTCTTGCCCGCCTTCACCCTCTGCTCTGCAGGACAGGTGCCGCACCTCACCACCCGAACCGCTGCCACGGCAGGCAAGGACGAGGTCACCGCTCTGTCCGGACGTTGCTCAGCGCCAGTCCGTCCGACCTGCCGTCCCCCCTCTCGGCTCCGCTACCCGCTATTTGAGAGCCGCCCTTCACTGAGCCGATGAGAACGGCGAACGCGTCAGCGCTCACTATGAGTCGGTTCCGGGTGAAGGGCCTTGGAGTGACCTTGTAGACGAAACCTTCCATTACGCGCTCGCCCTGGCCTGCCACCGCTATGACAGGCCATTGGAGAGGAGCCTCATGAGTTACAGCCCGTCGATCTATAAATTCATCGACGGTGGTGACATGCCCGTTGCGCCGGACCTGGAACTGGTACTGGCAGTCCTGGAGCCTCACGATGTCGGAGACCCGCAGCTTGCTGTGGGCGAGGACGGAAGTCTGCGGTTCTGGGTTCGAGCCTCTGACGGCAGCGAGGCCGAGATCTCCGCCGATGAAACCGGAATCCTGGTGGAGCGCCCACAGCCCGGTGAAGTCTTCGCCATTCTTGCTGAACTGGTCGTCAAGCTGAGGGCTGTGATCATCGATCCGAGTAGCGGCAGAGCAGTATGCCGTGAGGAGGAGCGAACGCAACTTCCCGCAGACATGCAGGAGGAGGTGATCGTCATCGACATGACCGGTGAGGCCCTTGAAGCTGCACTCACAGGACCGACTGACCGGGCGTCACAGTGACAGCCACCGCACCGTAAGTACCCATCGCATCACCCGCCGTCGCGCCTCTTGGACCATGTGGAGCGAGGGGCGCGGCCTGCGAGCCAAGGTAATCGAGAGTCACCTTGTGGGCGGCCGTCAGGCCGTACTTCGGGAAGTGAAAAGCAGAGCGCTGGAATAGCAGTGTGCAGGTGCCGATTGACCGTATAAAGGGATGAATCTGGCGCAGCGCGTCGCATATGAGCTGGAGCCGGCCCGAACGGTGGTCTGCCGAGGCCTGGCTCACGGTGGTCTGACCGCATTGACGGCGAGTGCTTGGGGGGGCGACCGCCGGTTGCAGACGCCTGCCGGCTCCGGTGGAGCGGAGAGGGCGTCTTCCCCTCCGCTCCACCGGCAGGCGATGCCCACATGTGCGGATGCGGAGCGGGGGGCAGACGCCCTTACTCCCTCGGCTCATCCCCCGGCGGCGGCGGAGCCACCGGCCGCAGCTTCAGCCACGCCAGGAAGAACAGACCCAGGGCCAGCATCCCCAGCCCGGTCCACAGGTTGATGTTCACCCCCGCCGCCTTGTCGATGTCCGCGTCGGACGCCGTCAGCCCCGCGATCGTGACGATGACGCCGTAGACCACGAACAGCCCGCCGATGATCCGCCGGATGTCGAACAGCCGCGCGGCGGTCGCCGACTTGCCCTGCAGCTCGGTGATTTCCCGTTGCAGGTCCTTCTCGGAGTGGGACTCGGACATGTGCGATCAATCCTCCGTCGGTCAGAACGAGAACGGGATGTAGCAGGCCGCGGCCAGGACGATCGCGCCCCAGCCCAGCAGCGCCGGCTTGCGGTACCAGGCCTCGTCCCCCGGTGCCGGGGGCTCCGCCATGCCGGGCGAGGTCGTGCCGTAGACAAGTCCCTGCAACTCCTCGGCCGGCTTGGGCGCCGTGAACAGCGACACCGCCACCATGACGACCGCGCCCGCGACGAATCCCGCGATCGCCGAGACGAAGTTGGCGCCCTGGTCGGAGGGGATGTCGATGATGTCCTGCTTGTAGAGGACGAAGTAGTTGACCATCGCCGCGGTGGTGCCCGCGAGCAGCCCCCAGAAGCCCGACTTCATCGATGCCCGCTTCCAGAACATGCCGATGATGAAGACGACGAACATCGGCACGTTGAAGAAGGAGAACAGCGTCTGGAGGTAGGCCATGATGTTGGAGAAGGACCGCGCCAGGAACGCCGTGCCGATGGAGGCCAGGACGCCGACCGCGGTGATGAGGCGGCCGAAGCGCACGTAGTACTCGTCCTCGCGGTCCCTCACGATGTACTTCGCCCAGATGTCCGTGGTGAACACGGTGTTGAAGGACGACACGTTGGCCGCCATGCCCGCCATGAACGCCGCCAGGAGGCCTGTGACGGCGATGCCCAGCACACCGTTGGGCAGCAGCTGTTCCATCAGGTACGGGATGGCGTCGTTGTACTGGAGGTCGGAGCCCGAGGTGCCGATCTTGGGGACCAGGACGGCGGCCACCAGACCCGGGATCATCACCAGGAACACGATGAAGATCTTCGGGAACGCGGCGATCAGCGGGGTGCGCTGGGCCGCCGAGAGGTTCTTCGCGGACAGCGCGCGCTGCACCTCGGCGAAGTTCGTCGTCCAGTAGCCGAAGGAGAGCACGAAGCCGAGGCCCAGGACGATCGTCAGCCAGTTAGCGCCGAGCGGGTTGTCGCTGCCGATGCCCGTGCCGCCCCAGGAGGTCATGAAGTCGGCGCCGTGGCTCTTGGTCAGGGAGTCGGACAGACCGTCCCAGCCGCCGACCTCCTTCAGCCCGAGGACCGTGATGGGGATGAGCG
Protein-coding regions in this window:
- a CDS encoding RICIN domain-containing protein, producing the protein MAEVLRLGGPSMAATAQDGLNQPPDKLHALADREHWEDTPLAVAFQRDKDAARKELDALNDQLAEWEKPLNGLEQPGGFDSLADWQDPPGSIGSDQDAFHTQTGLTSWVADKFWKDEGDFYEDSTPKADAKTLKVVTDLGGPLYGEKPYDPDLPNDERQRQYEEQRAFEGLFDTFNGKGADDARLFLASGGFPRTAPEPGTAEHRIAVEDLKTRYASCAWRDPIDPNKVLDGMADAAASEWQREITSQAAQRNQILTSSKNATNALAAGAKALGSLLGHSWVADRLVRWQDYWAPGGAGWIGDAPAVIQVEAAQGKCLDAEGGKTTSGTPVQIYTCNNALGQQWRLRAASGDSYALVNVKSDKCLDVENSNPANGTKIQLWTCNGSKAQEWNFDVRAVSELRNVATDKCLDLNKFDNSHNAWLWGCNSTNPQKFRMVPKGHNGTDSQFYPDKAQFEKAKRGVAAAQTQAKKQLDVLKAQLATAQKDAAASDTAQKAAYLIADEAGAPRGRGLLVGQQKAQVTKGSVAALQALVKAGETAESATRASAGDSATIAQRALAQAAQSKAEFRKAAAAMAESQAKAASDAAKVHRDNAKKDKETAEAELAEALKAEGEAKSAAATAKAERLAAEAEEKTAEAEKKSAAAKQAEAAQHKKNAEAEATKAKDAKEKAEEAEGTAVEKKNAAVKARDNAKAKRDDAWEAEQKADAARAKADAKEAYADSLEAGEAADDARAAANAADQHADDAEAAATRARSEADAATKAAADADAAATRAEAAAKRSRAHADAAQAAKLKSDAAVRTATSAAADAIDASEHASSEAKAAVALADEAEKQAKTAKSHADEANKEAAKAVAASAKAAGFAHVTARAAVDAGKAAAQVATPANDAIQLGSPYVDTDSAAGLVILTGQASKTIAEQQKAVADAHAKNAAAEASAAKNLADQAKGDAKAAYQHAANAAGHASTARTYAKEALDYAADAAKAASKAAASLARTVEYNRQATEDAEAADKAAGRAENHAKGARDSADQAALDAEAARTAASQAEEAAKDARAAANRADTAATEAEEAAKDAERYAKEAQEAASRAETASKNSSIRTGASAGGIGNVFYVDRIQVVGDPENVKKDNCGVISHTGDCKVTATIRYKAEIDVYLCTALDLPATQAGCPEWETLFLGTQPVREQKSTVTKTISMVEFNSGIDPVDVLLGHWIDCAQKVAPGGENGSWGGCGWAAFDVGTLIFGGKITHAVVDGIRALDASLRTGIGVSDAYKALRALNMDASALANISRTVAAYEDDVAAACKAVDDSARLSRAFAAAAGGPPCKFWKLTQFQGQRVYQRDDLIRPDYVSPNDNYGRTNLKRMQQGLAPMGPDDNPLNLHHMLQTQDGPIAEVTKKMHLDENYHQLHWKSGTKIPSGIDRPEFDAWKKLYWKNRAKEISA
- a CDS encoding SMI1/KNR4 family protein → MTPAVEASEQVIALIRDNEDIANHADGCDTETLAAAEHAMGLAFPPSYRCLIEALGTWDVPPKEFLGVYRTSARGDVLLGSVEQTLTARSKAGLPADLMVVMVDDVWGYVVLDTSQPDQDGEYPVFAWNPGLPDRDSMERLADDLGSFVLKECRQAIDQ
- a CDS encoding sodium:solute symporter family protein; this translates as MQTPTYLSAELRLPTNWLDYTILGIYFVVVLGIGFAARRSVKTSLDFFLSGRSLPAWVTGLAFIAANLGATEILGMAANSAQYGVYTTHWYWIGAIPAMVFLGLVMMPFYYGSKVRSVPEFLLLRFDKAAHLLSSILFAFAAILIAGVNLYALAIVVEALLGWPEWVAIVVAGFFVLAYITLGGLSSAIYNEVLQFFVILAALIPITVLGLKEVGGWDGLSDSLTKSHGADFMTSWGGTGIGSDNPLGANWLTIVLGLGFVLSFGYWTTNFAEVQRALSAKNLSAAQRTPLIAAFPKIFIVFLVMIPGLVAAVLVPKIGTSGSDLQYNDAIPYLMEQLLPNGVLGIAVTGLLAAFMAGMAANVSSFNTVFTTDIWAKYIVRDREDEYYVRFGRLITAVGVLASIGTAFLARSFSNIMAYLQTLFSFFNVPMFVVFIIGMFWKRASMKSGFWGLLAGTTAAMVNYFVLYKQDIIDIPSDQGANFVSAIAGFVAGAVVMVAVSLFTAPKPAEELQGLVYGTTSPGMAEPPAPGDEAWYRKPALLGWGAIVLAAACYIPFSF